Genomic DNA from Acidobacteriota bacterium:
GCCTTATCTCCTACCATCCGGAAGACCCCTTATGGACCACCCGGGGAAAAGAGGTTAAACCCAAAAACATCGTCGGGGTGGTAGGGGCAGGGGTATCATCCCTCCTTCTCCTCTGGTTCGGGATAACCTCTTTTCTCATCGTGATGGCTCTCCTCCTCTTCGCCAGCGATGTCCTTCGGGAAAAGGGGCTCTCCCCTATCCTCATCCGCTATTTGAGCTTCGCCCTGTTCATATTTTCCCTTTCCTCCCTTCTCCAACTCACCCTTCGCTCCTTCACCTACCGGAACCAACTTCTACCCGCTGGAGGACTGGTAGGTATCGAAATAGGAAGATACCTCCTCACCTATTTGAACGAAGGGGGGGCAATAGTTGCTTCGATCACCGCTTTGCTTCTTTCCCTCGTCATCCTCACTGGCCTTTCCCTGAGCGAAGCATTAGCCAAGATAGGAGAGATAGCAAAAGCGGTGATAAAGAGCGCTGTAACGCTTATTTCCAGATTTATGGAAAAAAGAAGAAGGGCAAAGGAGAGAAGAAAAATACTGAGAAGACACCTCGAAAGACGAGAAGAAAGGAAGATAGCTACCGCCATCAAGATAAACTTAGGAGAAAGAAGAAGGATATTACAGCCAGAAGAGAAAGAACCTTATGAGAGGAAGAGAGAAACCCCAAAACCCAAACTAACAACGAGAAGGGGAAATTTTCTTCTTCCACCGATCTCCCTTCTTTCATCACCTCCCCCTGGCTCAAGGATAGACCAAAGGGAGCTAAGGGAAAGCGCCCGGGCTATCGTGGATAAGTTCCGAGAATTCTCCATCGAGGGAAGTGTGGTTCAGATCCACCCAGGACCAGTGGTTACCACCTTCGAGTTCAAACCTGCCCCGGGGGTGAGGTACAGCCGACTGATAAACCTGACCGACGATCTCTGCCTCGCTTTAAAGGCGGAATCGGTGAGGATAAGCAGGATACCCGGGAAATCAACGGTGGGGATCGAGGTGCCAAACAGCACCCGGGAGACGATATACCTCCGCGAACTTATAGAAAGCGATGCCTATCAGGGATCGAGCTCTAAACTTACCTTAGCCTTAGGAAAGACGATAGACGGTGAGGTGTATATCACCGATCTCGCCAAGATGCCTCATCTCCTCGTTGCTGGTACCACTGGTTCCGGTAAATCGGTGGCATTGAACAATATGATAGCAAGCATCCTCTTTAAAGCCACCCCCTCCGAGGTCAAGTTCGTGATGATAGATACAAAGAGGTTGGAGCTCGGAGTATATGAAGAGCTTCCCCACCTTCTCACCCCGGTGGTGGTGGAACCAAAGCTGGCATCGAACGCCCTTAAATGGGCAGTTGAGGAGATGGAAAGTCGGCTAAAGAAGATGGCGGCTATAGGCTCGAGGGACATCGCTCAATACAACCGAATGGTGGAGAGGATAAGAGAAAGCGATCCCTCCTCGGAGATATCATCCCTTCCCT
This window encodes:
- a CDS encoding DNA translocase FtsK 4TM domain-containing protein gives rise to the protein MFAKGKRKKEITGLLVIFIATLILLSLISYHPEDPLWTTRGKEVKPKNIVGVVGAGVSSLLLLWFGITSFLIVMALLLFASDVLREKGLSPILIRYLSFALFIFSLSSLLQLTLRSFTYRNQLLPAGGLVGIEIGRYLLTYLNEGGAIVASITALLLSLVILTGLSLSEALAKIGEIAKAVIKSAVTLISRFMEKRRRAKERRKILRRHLERREERKIATAIKINLGERRRILQPEEKEPYERKRETPKPKLTTRRGNFLLPPISLLSSPPPGSRIDQRELRESARAIVDKFREFSIEGSVVQIHPGPVVTTFEFKPAPGVRYSRLINLTDDLCLALKAESVRISRIPGKSTVGIEVPNSTRETIYLRELIESDAYQGSSSKLTLALGKTIDGEVYITDLAKMPHLLVAGTTGSGKSVALNNMIASILFKATPSEVKFVMIDTKRLELGVYEELPHLLTPVVVEPKLASNALKWAVEEMESRLKKMAAIGSRDIAQYNRMVERIRESDPSSEISSLPYLVIVIDELADLMILQAAAVEEALTRLAQMGRAAGIHLILATQRPSVDVITGIIKANFPCRISFRVSSKIDSRTIIDIAGAEKLLGKGDMLFLPPGSSSLIRLHGAFITEEETLRIVEFLKKQAKPTFDYSITEAQEEEPLILEGERDELYQKAVELVIATGYASISHIQRKLRLGYNRAARMVELMEEEGIVGPPEGSKPRKLLVGPEYLERLRKK